Genomic DNA from Pistricoccus aurantiacus:
GCTGAGCGTGACGCCGATCCCCGCTTTCAGCGACAACTATATCTGGCTGCTTCGCCAGGATGCCAACAGTAACACCGATGCCAATGGTCAGCCTGCGGACATTCACGTCGCCGTGGTGGACCCCGGCGATGCGGAACCGGTCATCGAACTGCTTGAACGCGACGGCTTGACCCTGGATAGCATCCTCATTACCCATCATCATCACGATCATACCGGTGGCCTGGCGGAACTGATCAAGCGCTACCGGCCCCGGGTGTTTGGCCCGCACAATCCCGGCATCAAAGGTATCGACGAGCGCCTGAAAGACGGTGACGAATGTCGAATACTGGGAAGACGTTTCGAGGTTTTCGAAGTTCCCGGTCATACCCTGGATCATATCGCGTTTTACTCGGCGGGTGTGCCGCCACTGCTGTTCTGTGGCGACACCTTGTTCTGCGCCGGCTGTGGCCGACTCTTCGAAGGCAGCCCCGAACAGATGCATGCTTCTCTATCGCGGCTTGCCCGGTTACCGGCTGACACCCTGGTGTTCGCCGCTCATGAATACACCTTGGCCAACCTGCGTTTCGCCAAGGCCGCGGATCCCCAGAATACGCAAATCGATCAATTTCACGACGAATGTCAGCGGGCTCGAGAACTGGATCGTCCGACCCTGCCCAGTACCATCCAGCGTGAACTTGCCATCAACCCGTTCCTGCGCAGCGACCGGCCCGAGGTTCAACGGGCAGCGTCTCGCCAGGGTGACACCGACTCGGCACAAGCTACCTTCGCAACATTGCGCGCCTGGAAGGACAACTTCTGATCACGACACTCCTTTTATGACCACATACCGAACCACTCGCCGCTTGATCGTATCATTAGCCGGCGGTATCACCGTGACCTCCCTTGGCCTGGCCGCGATGAGCGCCCATGCGGATCGCTTGCCCAGTGCCTATCCAACGTCCAGCAGTATGCTGTCCATGAACGCGACGGCACTGCCGTCCGCCGAGAATCGTCTTGTGGATCGTCTCCTGGCGGGAGATCATCATTTCTGGGATGCCCTGGATTTGACCCCCGCGGAGCCGACTCGGGTCTGGGATCGATTGCGAGACAGCTTCGCCTGGCAGGATGAAATCGACCGTCCTCGGGTACGCAAGTGGATCGAGTATTACCGCAAGAGCCCGCACGACATCGTCGAGATCGCCGAGCGCGCTCGGCCCTGGCTGCACTGGATCACCGATCAGCTCGAAGCTCGAGGGCTGCCGGGAGAAATCGCCCTGCTTCCCTTCGTGGAAAGTGCCTTCAAGACCAGCGCCCGCAACATAAGCGGCGCCACCGGGCTCTGGCAGCTGATGCCCCGCACCGGAAAAGCCTTGGGACTCAGGCTCGATCGCGGCTATGACGGACGTCTGGACGTGGTGACCTCGACCCGGGCGGCGCTGGACTACATCGAACAGCAGGCGGAGCAGTGGTATCGCGGTGATCTGGCGCTGTCCCTGGCGGCCTACAATGCGGGCGCCGGGCGCGTCAACCGCTCGCTGCGCGCCGCCGCTCGGGCCGGCAAACCCAAGGATTACTGGCATTTGCGCCTGCCTCGGGAAACCATGAACTACGTTCCCAAGCTGCTGGCGATTTCCGCCATCATCGCCGACCCGAAGCGTTATGCGGTCAACCTGCCCGCCATCGAGGATTCTCCCGCCTTCGCCCAGGTGCCCTTGAACGCACCGCTTAGCCTGGCGCAAGCCGCCGCCTTGGCGGATGTCAGTCGCAGCGAGCTTGAGATGCTCAATCCTGGCCTGCTCAACAATCGCGCGGATCCCCGTCAGATAGCGTCTCTTCTTGTTCCGGTGGATAGCGAAGCCGCCCTGCTGGCGGGGCTCGACCGTCTCGAATCGGATCCGGGAAGCGCGGCGACATTGGCGTCGAATGATAGCGGACGGCGCTATCGGGTGCGCCGAGGCGATAGCCTTTCCTTGATCGCCCAGCGTCATGGGGTGACCCTGGCCTCCCTGCGTCGCCACAACTCGCTGGCCGGGGATACGATTCACGCCGGCCAGACCCTGCACATTCCGCAAACGCCGGTGCTGGCTTCCAGCGGCTAGGCGTCAAAAGGATATTTACAAGCGCTGCCGGGGCTGACAACGTAAGAGTTTTCGCTATCTGTGTTCAAGGAAGCCCGTCAATGTCTCACGCTGCTCGGCGGCGCGATCAGCGCGCCATCATTGGCCTGAATTCGCTATCGATCCTGCCCGGAACCTCGTCGGGCCGTCGCGGCATGCTTTTTCTGGCGAGTCTTCTGCTGGCGTATCTTGTGCTTTGTGGATCGAGCCGCGACGCCTTCGCCGAGGAAGAATCGGGGGGAACCGTGTCCACGGTACAGGGCCTGGCGTTGTACGGCGAGCCGGCGCTGAGCGAGGATTTCACGCACTTCCCCTACGTCAATCCGCAGGCACCCAAGGGCGGCAGCCTGGCTCGCGCCGCCATCGGCAGTTTCGATTCCACCAATCCCTTCATCATTCGCGGTACGCCGGCAACCGGCTTGACGCAGATCTACGACACCCTCATGGAAACCAACCCGGACGAGCCCTTTTCCCAGTATGGGCTTCTCGCCAAGGGCGTTCGCCTGGATCCGAAACGGCGCTGGATGGAATTCGACCTGAATTCCGAGGCGCGCTTTCACGATGGCAAGCCGGTCACCGCCCAGGACGTGGTGTTCAGTTTCGAGATCCTGCGGGACAAGGGCCAGCCCTTCTACGCCGCCTACTACGCGGACGTCACCGCGGTCAAGGCGCTGAACAAGAAGACGGTGCGCTTCGAATTCGCCGAATCCAACTCCCGGGAACTGCCGCTGATCCTTGGCCAGCTGCCGATTCTGCCCAGGCATTACTGGCAGGAGAGGGATTTCAGCGCCACCACCCTGGACAAGCTTCTGGGCAGCGGCCCTTACCGCATCGCCGAGGTACAGCCTGGGCGGCGTATCGTCTATCAGCGGGTCGAGGATTACTGGGGCAAGGATCTGCCGGTCAAGCAGGGACGCCACAACATCGATCGGTTGATCTTCGATTACTACCGAGATCAGACCGTGGCCCTGGAAGCCTTCAAGGCCGGCAACCTGGATTTTCGCCTTGAGACCAGCGCCCGCCAATGGGCCACGGCCTACGACTTCCCCGCCGCGAAGGAGGGCTTCGTCAAGAAGCTCGAGGTGCCGGACGGCCAGCCCGCGGGCATGCAGGCCTACGTCATCAACCTGCGCCGCGACAAGTTCCAGGACGTGCGAGTCCGCGAAGCCTTGAACCTGGCTTTCGACTTCCCCTGGCTCAACAAGAAGCTCTTCTACGACGCCTACGAGCGCACCCATAGCTTCTTCGAGAACTCCGAGATGGCCGCCCAAGGCCTGCCCTCCGAAGCAGAATTGGAACTGCTCGAACCCTACCGCGATCAGTTGCCGGAGCGTGTCTTTACTGAGCCACTGCCCATCGAGCACCCGGAGGAACTGCGTCCGCGCCTGGCGGAAGCGCTGAACCTGCTGCAGGAAGCGGGCTATGTGGTGCGCAACGGCAAGATGGTCAATACCGAAACCGGCGAGCCCCTGAGCCTGGAAGTGCTGCTTTACGATACCCAGTTCGAACGGGTGGTGCAGCCGCTGCTGCGCAACCTTTCGCGCCTGGGCATCGACGGCAAGATTCGCGTGGTGGACGTCAATCAGTATCTCAACCGTCTGCGCAAGTTCGATTTCGACATGATCGTCGGCGGTTTTCCCCAGTCCAACAATCCGGGCAACGAGCAGCGGGAATTCTGGACCAGCGCCTACGCTCACCAGCCCCAGAGTCGCAATCTGATCGGCCTGGAGAATCCGGTGGTGGACGAACTGGTGGAGAAGCTCATCCGTGCGGACAGCCGTGAGGAACTGGACACCGCCGCGCACGCCCTGGACCGGGTGCTGCGCCACGGCTTCTACGTGATTCCCCAGTGGCATCTGGCGGCGACCCGTATCGCCCTGTGGGATCTCTACGGCTATCCCCAGCCGCATCCGGAGTACAATCTGGATCTCGAGGCCTGGTGGGTCGATCCCGAGCGGGCCAGGGAAATTCGCCCACGCCAGCGCGGCGATTGACCGGCAGCGCTTTTACCGATCTTCGTATCCACGGGTACGTCGTCTAGCCGTTGAAGGGAGCTTGTGTGGCCGCCTACGTTCTGCGTCGCCTGTTGCTGATGATACCTACGCTACTGGGCATCATGCTGCTCAATTTCATCATCGTGCAGGCCGCTCCAGGCGGGCCCATCGATCAGATGCTGGCACGTTTTCAGGGCATGGACAGCGGCGCCAGCACCCGCCTGGATGGCGGCGGTGGCGATCGCGTTCAGGGGGAATCCCGCGGGTCGCGTGGCGTTGAAGAACGTTTCATCGCCCAGCTCGAGACCCAGTTCGGTTTCGACAAGCCCCCTCACGAGCGCTTCCTGGAAATGGTCAAGGATTACGCCACCTTCGATTTCGGCAAGAGCTTCTTTCGCGACCGCCCGGTGGTGGACCTGATGATCGAGCGTCTGCCGGTATCGATTTCCCTGGGGCTCTGGACCACCCTGCTGGTCTATCTGATCTCGATTCCGCTGGGCATACGCAAGGCGCTGCGCCACGGGTCGCCTTTCGATGTCTGGACCTCCGGACTGGTGATCGTCGGCTACGCGATCCCGGGGTTTCTGTTCGCCATCCTGCTGATCGTGGTATTTGCCGGCGGCAGCTATTTCGACGTCTTCCCGCTGCGCGGACTGACCTCACCGAACTTCAGCGAGCTTTCCGCCTGGGGCAAGGTCACGGACTACTTCTGGCATATCACCCTTCCCGTGCTGGCGCTTGCCATCGGCAGTTTCGCCACCCTGACCATGCTGACCAAGAACAGCTTTCTCGACGAGATTCATAAGCAGTACGTGCTGACCGCCCGGGCCAAGGGCGCCAGCGATCAAAGGGTGCTGTACGGCCACGTGTTTCGCAACGCCATGCTGATCATCATCGCCGGGCTGCCGTCCGCGCTGATCGGCATCTTCTTCACCGGATCGCTGCTGATCGAGGTGATCTTTTCTCTGGACGGCCTGGGCCTCTTGGGATTCGAGGCGGTGATGCAGCGAGACTATCCGATCATCTTCGGTACCCTGTACCTGTATACCCTGATCGGGTTGATCCTGAAGCTGATCTCGGATCTGACCTACGTGTGGGTGGACCCGCGTATCGACTTCGCGACCCGGGAGGCCTGATCGATGCTGTCTCGTCTCGTTTCAGGGTTTTCACCCATCACTCGCCGTCGCCTGAAGATCTTTCATGACAATCGCCGGGCCTGGTGGTCGCTGTGGGTGTTCCTGGTGCTGTTCGTGCTCAGCCTGGGGGCGGAGCTGATCGCCAACGACAAGCCGCTGGTGATGCGCTATCAAGGGCAGTGGTACGCGCCGCTATTCATCGATTATCCGGAGACTACCTTCGGCGGTTTCCTGCCGACGAGCACGGACTATCGCGACCCTTACGTTCGAGAGGAAATCGAAGCCGAGGGCTGGATGCTCTGGCCTTTGATCCCCTACGACTATCAGACCCTGGACATGAGCCTGGATAGCCCCGCCCCTTCCGCGCCGGATCCGCATCACTGGCTGGGTACCGACGATCAGGGCCGTGACGTGCTGGCCCGGGTCATCTACGGCTTTCGCCTGAGCGTGGTATTCGCCCTGGTATTGACCATCGGCTCGCTGATGCTTGGGGTGCTGTTCGGCGGCGTTCAGGGCTATTTCGGCGGCAAGACGGACCTGATCGGTCAGCGGCTCAGCGAAATCTGGTCCGGACTGCCGGTGCTGTTCCTGCTGATCATCCTGGCAAGCCTGGTGCAGCCCAACCTGTGGTGGTTGCTGGGCATCATGCTGCTGTTTTCCTGGCTGGGACTGGTGGACGTGGTGCGGGCGGAATTCCTGCGCGCCCGCAACCTGGAATACGTCCGCGCCGCCAAGGCGCTCGGGCTGCCGTCTCGGCTGATCATGTGGCGCCATGTGCTGCCCAACGCGATGGTCGCCACCCTGACCTTCATTCCTTTTCTGTTCACCGGTGCCATCACCACCCTGACCGCCCTGGACTTCCTCGGTTTCGGCCTGCCGCCGGGCTCGCCTTCTCTCGGGGAACTGGTCGCCCAGGGCAAGAACAACCTTCAGGCGCCCTGGCTCGGCATTACCGCCTTCATCAGCCTGTCGCTAATGCTGTCGCTTCTCGTCTTTATCGGCGAAGGACTCCGAGACGCCTTCGATCCGCGTCATATTCACGCCGCCGCCCGGGAAAGCGTTCCGGAACCCACCGCCATTCAAGTCACCACCCAAGCCGACGAGACGAGGAAGCCCGACCATGTGCGCTGATTTCGTGCTGCGCCTCGAGCAGCTGAGCGTGGCCTTCGACGGCAAGCCGGTGGTCGAGAACCTCGATCTCGCCGTTCGCCCCGGCGAAACCCTGGCGCTGGTGGGAGAATCCGGCTCGGGAAAATCCGTGACCGCCCTGGGCGCCATGAATCTGCTGCCTCGCAACGCCCGGGTCAGCGGCAGGCGCTATCTGGAAGACACGGATCTCGCCGCGCTCAGGCCCCGAGATTGGCAGGGGCTGCTGGGTAGCCAGGTGGGTTTCATCTTTCAGGAACCCATGACCTCGCTCAATCCGCTGCATACGGTGGCCAAGCAGATCATGGAAACCCTGCGCCTGCATCAAGGACTCTCGGGACGAGCGGCACGCGCTCGGGCCCGGGAGCTTCTCGAGCAGGTCAAGCTACCCCGGCCAGACGAATTGCTCGATGCCTGGCCGCATCAGCTTTCCGGGGGGCAGCGCCAGCGGGTGATGATCGCCATGGCCATCGCCAACAATCCCCGACTGCTGATCGCCGATGAGCCCACCACCGCGCTGGATGTTACCGTGCAGCAGGACGTTCTCGCGCTGCTGGCGGAACTGCGGGACCGCCACCGCATGGGCATGCTGCTGATCACCCATGATCTCAACCTGGTGCGTCGCCATGCGGATCGGGTCTGCGTGCTGTATCGCGGTCGGGAACAGGAAACCGGCCCGGTGGATCGGGTCTTCGAAGCGCCGCAAAGCAATTACACCCGGGCTCTGCTGGGAGCGGAGCCCGAGGGCCAGCCCTCGCCGCTGACCCGGGAAGAGACGCTGCTGGAAACCCGGGCGCTCAGCGTAGTGTTTCAGCGCCCCAAGAAACTGTTTGCCAAACGGCCCCTGCCCTTCGAGGCGCTGGCGCCGCTATCGATACGCCTCGCCCGAGGCGAAACCCTGGGCATCGTCGGCGAATCCGGCTCCGGCAAGACCACCCTGGCCCTGGCGGCGCTGCGCCTGATGGAAAGCCGCGGTGAAATCGTCTTCGACGGCGAACATCTGGAGCGCCTGAGCGGCAACGCGCTGCGGCGCCGGCGACGGCGCTTCCAGATCGTCTTCCAGGATCCCTACGGCTCGCTTTCCCCCCGCCTGCCGGTATCCCGGATCATCAGCGAAGGGCTGCGATTTCATCAACCCCAGCTCGATGATCCCACTGTCGAACAGCGCGTGCAGACGACGCTCGAAGAGGTCGGGCTCCCCGCGGACTGCGCCTCCCGCTTTCCGCATGAGTTTTCCGGGGGGCAGCGCCAGCGCATCGCCATCGCCCGGGCGATCATTCTCGAGCCAGAACTGCTGGTGCTGGACGAGCCGACTTCCGCTCTGGATCGTACGGTGCAGAAACAGCTGGTGGAACTGCTCAGGGCGCTTCAAAGCCGGCGCAACCTGAGCTATCTGTTCATCAGTCATGATCTGGCGGTGGTGCGCGCCATGGCGCATCGCGTACTGGTACTAAAAGATGGGCAGCTTGTCGAACAGGGTTCGAGCCAGCAGATACTCAGTGAACCAGAAAACGACTACACTAAAGCCTTACTTGCCGCCGCCAACTTAAAATCATTTAGTATGAGTGGTATAAGGTGAAATACAGCGTCACAAAAGGATACAATTAATCTTGCATATTAGCTTTACCCCCCATACCCTTGGGTCCAATTGAAATCTATTTTAACGGAGGCTTTTCCATGTCAAAGCCGAATATCACATTGAAATCCCTATTCGCCGGCTTGAGCATCGCCGGGCTGCTTGTTGCCCCCGTGACGATGGCACAGGATTCTGTTTCCGATACGAACACAGTAAACTCCGGCGGCGCCGCCGGTTCCAGCGCTGCCGGCCTGTCCACCGGCGCTATCGTGGGTTCCACCGTCGTGGGTCTTGCGGTTGTCGGTGTTGCGGCGCATGCACTGGGCAGCGACGACAGTTCCAGCGGCACTTCCGGTACCTCTGGTACTACCGGTACCACCGGCACCACGGGCACGCGCTGATGGCCAGGGGTCATGACATCATCTCAAAAGGCCGCTCTTTAGCGGTCTTGTCATGTTTATCCTTGGGGCTGGTGGGCTGTTCGTCGACAGGCAACTCTCCCCTGGGTAATACCCTAGCCTCTCTCATACCGGATCGAGAAGCGGTAGCCACCACCGCGAGATCGTTACCCTATGCCTCCGTCGCCGCGCACATGGACGGCAACGACGCTTTGATGGTCATGGCGCATCAGGTGGGTGAGGATACGTTCTGGCAGGCCAGGGATCGAGCGACGCTGCAGTTACACGCCGGGCTGCCCTATCGCACCGCGGGCTTCGACAATGAACTGCTCAAGCTGGATTATCCGCCGATCGGATCGGCAGCCCCGAAGGAACGCCTTCCCGTAGTCGCGGATTGGCAGGATGCCGAGGGCAACGAGCATCACCTGACCGGCTGGGTGCAACGGCAATGCCAGCCGGAGCCGCAGGTTGAACTGCCGTTGACGACCCTGGATCTGGAGCGCTGCGAGGATAGAGTGGCCTGGAGCAACGGCCAGACCAGCCGTAATACCCTATGGTATCGCCCACAGGATCAGCGCGTCTGGGCAGGTAGCATTGAACCCTGGCCGGATGCCAAGCGCATCGGCTGGCAGGTCGCCAGACCCTGGTGGTAATAAAACTGGTGGTAATAAAACCAGCAGTGACAAGAAAAGCGCTAATACGAACAAGAGTTCTCACCATGTTCTCAGCAAGGATCACCGGTTATGCATTACCCCTGTGCGCGCTACTGCTTGGTAGCATGCTCGCACTGGATACCCATGCCGCCGACAACGACAGCGCGACGCTCCAAAGCCGACCTACCTTGACGGACGCCTGGCTCGCCATGGATCGCCTGCCTGAAGGCCGAGCGTATTACCTGCTCGAGACAGACCGGGAGCGCCTGGACCAGCAAGGACGCCAGCTACGCCATGAGCTGGTGGAACTGATCGGTCAGGCGGGCCAAGCCGGTCAGAACCGGCGCTGGCAAGGGCTGGTGCAATGGCAGCTCAAGCTCAACCAGCCCGCTACCCTGCGCACCCTGGCAAGCGCGGATCTGGCCTCACTGCTGGAAAATCCGCGTAGCGCGCCGTTTCTCGACACCCTAGCCAGCTACGGCGCCTGCACCCCGGCAGACTGGATCGACGTCTGGACGCCCAACGGCGTAATCCGGCTCGATTGGCAGGAAGGCAGCCGTCTGGCCAACACCCTGGACCGCCTGCCTAAAGACGCTTATCGCGGCGCGGACACCGCCACCGTGGTCACCCCCAGGGGAAGCACCTATCAACAGGGCGTCGCCGCCTGGAACCTGCAGGACGTCGCCCTGGCGCCGGGTAGTCGAATCGTATTTTCCCTTCCGCCGGTCAATATCTCCGCCCGTTGGGTCAACAAGAACCTGCCGAAATATCTGGCCGCGCGTATGCCTGGTAATGACTGTACGCGCGACTCAATGAAACCAGACGACGTGAGCGCCCCATGATTGCCGATCGCCGTTCCTACGCCTGTCACTCATTTTGCAAGGCGGACGCCATTCAGGATCGTGAAAACCGCGATCATGACGCCAGCGCGCCGCGTCAACGCTATTCACGCCTTGGCTTGAGCAGTTCGGTACTGATTTCCAGTTTCTTTCTGGCCGCTGCCGCCCAGGCGATGGATCCCGCGCTTTCACAAAGTGATTTCGGCGGTGTCGGCCTGATGCAGACGCCGACCGCCCGCATGGCTCCCGCGGGGCAGTTCTCGTTTTCCTATAACCAGGTCGACCCCTACCGGCGCTACAACTTCACTTTCCAGCCGCTGGACTGGCTGGAAGCCGGCTTTCGCTATAGCGAAATCGACGATCGGCTCTATGGTGAAGCCATTGCCGGCGATCGGGATTACCTGGACAAAGGCTTCGACGCCAAGTTTCGACTCTGGCAGGAAAGCCGTCGAGTGCCGGAAATTGCCCTGGGCTTTCGGGATATCGGCGGCACCTCGCTGTTCGGCGGCGAATACCTGGTCGCCAGCAAGCGCTGGTACGATTTCGATTTCACCCTCGGCCTGGGCTGGGGGTATCTCGGCGGACGCGGCGATATCGATTCCCCGTTCGGCTGGATCGACGACCGCTTCGACGATCGTCCGCGCCCCGATGTCGGCGAAGGCGGCGATTTCGATCTGGACCAGCTCTTTCGCGGACCGATGGCCTTTTTCGGCGGCGTGCAGTACCAGACCCCCTGGGAACCGCTCAGCCTGATGCTGGAATACGACGGCAACGACTACGAGAACGACCCGGCGGGCGAGCCTATCGATCAGGATTCCCCGTTCAATTTCGGCGCTCGCCTGAAGCTGACGGATTATCTGGCGCTGAATGCGGGCTTCGAGCGTGGCGACACCGCCATGTTCGGCATCGCCTACTCGGTGAATCTGGCCGATATCTCTCAGGTCAAGCGCGACCCCCAGCCGGTGGCGCTGCAATCCGCGCCTGAGTCCACCACCAACGACTGGCCGGCGGTCAGCCAGAAGCTGGAAGACAACGCCGGGGTTCGGGTTTCGCGCATCATCGCCCGAGACGACAAGACCCTGGTGGTGGAAGGCGAGCCGGTGCGCTTCCGCTCCCTGATCAAGACCGAAGGCCGCGCCAACCGTATCCTGAACAACGAAGTGGACAAGGACGTCGAGACGTTCCGCTACCGCTGGCAGTCTCGAGGCATGGATCTGCGCGAGGATATCCATTCCCGCAAGGATTTCGTCGCGGCGCTCCAGGCGGAACAGGAAGAGATTCCCTATCTGTACGGGATCTATGCACAAGCCGCATCCAAGCCAAGAGGCGAAG
This window encodes:
- the gloB gene encoding hydroxyacylglutathione hydrolase, which encodes MLSVTPIPAFSDNYIWLLRQDANSNTDANGQPADIHVAVVDPGDAEPVIELLERDGLTLDSILITHHHHDHTGGLAELIKRYRPRVFGPHNPGIKGIDERLKDGDECRILGRRFEVFEVPGHTLDHIAFYSAGVPPLLFCGDTLFCAGCGRLFEGSPEQMHASLSRLARLPADTLVFAAHEYTLANLRFAKAADPQNTQIDQFHDECQRARELDRPTLPSTIQRELAINPFLRSDRPEVQRAASRQGDTDSAQATFATLRAWKDNF
- a CDS encoding transglycosylase SLT domain-containing protein; the protein is MTTYRTTRRLIVSLAGGITVTSLGLAAMSAHADRLPSAYPTSSSMLSMNATALPSAENRLVDRLLAGDHHFWDALDLTPAEPTRVWDRLRDSFAWQDEIDRPRVRKWIEYYRKSPHDIVEIAERARPWLHWITDQLEARGLPGEIALLPFVESAFKTSARNISGATGLWQLMPRTGKALGLRLDRGYDGRLDVVTSTRAALDYIEQQAEQWYRGDLALSLAAYNAGAGRVNRSLRAAARAGKPKDYWHLRLPRETMNYVPKLLAISAIIADPKRYAVNLPAIEDSPAFAQVPLNAPLSLAQAAALADVSRSELEMLNPGLLNNRADPRQIASLLVPVDSEAALLAGLDRLESDPGSAATLASNDSGRRYRVRRGDSLSLIAQRHGVTLASLRRHNSLAGDTIHAGQTLHIPQTPVLASSG
- a CDS encoding extracellular solute-binding protein, producing MLFLASLLLAYLVLCGSSRDAFAEEESGGTVSTVQGLALYGEPALSEDFTHFPYVNPQAPKGGSLARAAIGSFDSTNPFIIRGTPATGLTQIYDTLMETNPDEPFSQYGLLAKGVRLDPKRRWMEFDLNSEARFHDGKPVTAQDVVFSFEILRDKGQPFYAAYYADVTAVKALNKKTVRFEFAESNSRELPLILGQLPILPRHYWQERDFSATTLDKLLGSGPYRIAEVQPGRRIVYQRVEDYWGKDLPVKQGRHNIDRLIFDYYRDQTVALEAFKAGNLDFRLETSARQWATAYDFPAAKEGFVKKLEVPDGQPAGMQAYVINLRRDKFQDVRVREALNLAFDFPWLNKKLFYDAYERTHSFFENSEMAAQGLPSEAELELLEPYRDQLPERVFTEPLPIEHPEELRPRLAEALNLLQEAGYVVRNGKMVNTETGEPLSLEVLLYDTQFERVVQPLLRNLSRLGIDGKIRVVDVNQYLNRLRKFDFDMIVGGFPQSNNPGNEQREFWTSAYAHQPQSRNLIGLENPVVDELVEKLIRADSREELDTAAHALDRVLRHGFYVIPQWHLAATRIALWDLYGYPQPHPEYNLDLEAWWVDPERAREIRPRQRGD
- a CDS encoding microcin C ABC transporter permease YejB produces the protein MAAYVLRRLLLMIPTLLGIMLLNFIIVQAAPGGPIDQMLARFQGMDSGASTRLDGGGGDRVQGESRGSRGVEERFIAQLETQFGFDKPPHERFLEMVKDYATFDFGKSFFRDRPVVDLMIERLPVSISLGLWTTLLVYLISIPLGIRKALRHGSPFDVWTSGLVIVGYAIPGFLFAILLIVVFAGGSYFDVFPLRGLTSPNFSELSAWGKVTDYFWHITLPVLALAIGSFATLTMLTKNSFLDEIHKQYVLTARAKGASDQRVLYGHVFRNAMLIIIAGLPSALIGIFFTGSLLIEVIFSLDGLGLLGFEAVMQRDYPIIFGTLYLYTLIGLILKLISDLTYVWVDPRIDFATREA
- a CDS encoding ABC transporter permease, producing MLSRLVSGFSPITRRRLKIFHDNRRAWWSLWVFLVLFVLSLGAELIANDKPLVMRYQGQWYAPLFIDYPETTFGGFLPTSTDYRDPYVREEIEAEGWMLWPLIPYDYQTLDMSLDSPAPSAPDPHHWLGTDDQGRDVLARVIYGFRLSVVFALVLTIGSLMLGVLFGGVQGYFGGKTDLIGQRLSEIWSGLPVLFLLIILASLVQPNLWWLLGIMLLFSWLGLVDVVRAEFLRARNLEYVRAAKALGLPSRLIMWRHVLPNAMVATLTFIPFLFTGAITTLTALDFLGFGLPPGSPSLGELVAQGKNNLQAPWLGITAFISLSLMLSLLVFIGEGLRDAFDPRHIHAAARESVPEPTAIQVTTQADETRKPDHVR
- a CDS encoding ABC transporter ATP-binding protein gives rise to the protein MCADFVLRLEQLSVAFDGKPVVENLDLAVRPGETLALVGESGSGKSVTALGAMNLLPRNARVSGRRYLEDTDLAALRPRDWQGLLGSQVGFIFQEPMTSLNPLHTVAKQIMETLRLHQGLSGRAARARARELLEQVKLPRPDELLDAWPHQLSGGQRQRVMIAMAIANNPRLLIADEPTTALDVTVQQDVLALLAELRDRHRMGMLLITHDLNLVRRHADRVCVLYRGREQETGPVDRVFEAPQSNYTRALLGAEPEGQPSPLTREETLLETRALSVVFQRPKKLFAKRPLPFEALAPLSIRLARGETLGIVGESGSGKTTLALAALRLMESRGEIVFDGEHLERLSGNALRRRRRRFQIVFQDPYGSLSPRLPVSRIISEGLRFHQPQLDDPTVEQRVQTTLEEVGLPADCASRFPHEFSGGQRQRIAIARAIILEPELLVLDEPTSALDRTVQKQLVELLRALQSRRNLSYLFISHDLAVVRAMAHRVLVLKDGQLVEQGSSQQILSEPENDYTKALLAAANLKSFSMSGIR
- a CDS encoding YjbF family lipoprotein, whose translation is MSCLSLGLVGCSSTGNSPLGNTLASLIPDREAVATTARSLPYASVAAHMDGNDALMVMAHQVGEDTFWQARDRATLQLHAGLPYRTAGFDNELLKLDYPPIGSAAPKERLPVVADWQDAEGNEHHLTGWVQRQCQPEPQVELPLTTLDLERCEDRVAWSNGQTSRNTLWYRPQDQRVWAGSIEPWPDAKRIGWQVARPWW
- a CDS encoding capsule biosynthesis GfcC family protein; protein product: MFSARITGYALPLCALLLGSMLALDTHAADNDSATLQSRPTLTDAWLAMDRLPEGRAYYLLETDRERLDQQGRQLRHELVELIGQAGQAGQNRRWQGLVQWQLKLNQPATLRTLASADLASLLENPRSAPFLDTLASYGACTPADWIDVWTPNGVIRLDWQEGSRLANTLDRLPKDAYRGADTATVVTPRGSTYQQGVAAWNLQDVALAPGSRIVFSLPPVNISARWVNKNLPKYLAARMPGNDCTRDSMKPDDVSAP
- a CDS encoding YjbH domain-containing protein, yielding MIADRRSYACHSFCKADAIQDRENRDHDASAPRQRYSRLGLSSSVLISSFFLAAAAQAMDPALSQSDFGGVGLMQTPTARMAPAGQFSFSYNQVDPYRRYNFTFQPLDWLEAGFRYSEIDDRLYGEAIAGDRDYLDKGFDAKFRLWQESRRVPEIALGFRDIGGTSLFGGEYLVASKRWYDFDFTLGLGWGYLGGRGDIDSPFGWIDDRFDDRPRPDVGEGGDFDLDQLFRGPMAFFGGVQYQTPWEPLSLMLEYDGNDYENDPAGEPIDQDSPFNFGARLKLTDYLALNAGFERGDTAMFGIAYSVNLADISQVKRDPQPVALQSAPESTTNDWPAVSQKLEDNAGVRVSRIIARDDKTLVVEGEPVRFRSLIKTEGRANRILNNEVDKDVETFRYRWQSRGMDLREDIHSRKDFVAALQAEQEEIPYLYGIYAQAASKPRGEVLHENKPQRFRYSIGPGLDQNLGGPDGYLYRLYLDASAEYFTDTNGWFSGTLAWTLFDNLDDYEYIADSDLPRVRTFIGDYLEEGDLGLTNLQYTRTAKLNDNWYAMGYGGYLEMMYAGVGGEVLYRPFNSAFALGADINYVKQRDFDQQFGLRDYDTVTGHLSAYVETGVKDVLAKFSLGRYLAEDWGGTIDLSRQFDSGVRMGAWATFTDVSSEEYGEGSFDKGLYVSLPLDAFFTTSSRSSVGLSWSPLTRDGGARLNKRYELYNLTGERNLGRYWKEIDKVWE